A DNA window from Massilia putida contains the following coding sequences:
- a CDS encoding TonB-dependent receptor: MRTPLPRTLINLAVAGACGILGAAVHAQDVQQAPQTPADGQGASEAAQATPATEPATAAVPETNVVRISGSRIVARGFTQPTPTTSLSAADLEKAAKPNLFNTLAELPALQGSTGRTTSTNSTSSGIQGLSSLSLRGLGTLRTLTLLDGQRVVGANVTGVTDVSQFPQLLVKRVDVVTGGASASYGSDAVGGVVNFITDKKFTGFKANVEGGQTRYHDDKSGTLQAAWGKGFMDDRLHATVSGEFSKENGIDSPGFGEVGAGGRTWYRNTVFQRRPLSQTTDGQPEYKVIDHAQQYQYSKYGLITNGPLQGTAFGDGGVPYQFNYGSNGVPTHTGQVTNCVNPFCVGGDLSGSVGAGTNLAMNFKRQVAYTRLSWDIDPDNEIYVTLNYAQVKSHFSPNPGAAKQANLTINCDNAFLPASIVAACAANNIKSFQYGTANAIFPANINVHPTRTQRRFVLGGDGKFTLFGKDWSYDAYAEHGENTTNINVHDITLNARYGKAIDAVRDPVSGKIVCRDATAAANGCVPLNIIGNNPVDPAAWAYVAPAAGPIQRTTQSQDVASANFNGEVWEGWAGPLSMATGAEWRREKYDVHGDPYGAGVSPDSIGGAAYPADPILNSTVGNNWYAGNYHNGAGAYNVREAYVELNLPVLKSDTWGEANLNIADRQTKYSTAGNVSSWKIGATWKTGIDGLRFRAVSSKDVRAPNLSELFAAPVVVNNQVQYQGNTVSVQQRTVGNTNLRPEIARNNSFGIVLSQPSWAPGFSTSVDYYDIKVNDVISTLSIQQEVDLCTAGNKEICSAMVLNSPGNNYVTVQNFNLASLHLKGFDIESAYRTNLDKFSLPGRFTVRALATRTLHFITDSGVVGTIPSEGAGVNLGNTPKWKLLATQSWDNDKLSLTLTERWVSDGKYSNEYIECQTNCPVSTLIHPTIYDNKMKGATYIDFGGSYNVSKQTMVYFKIDNLADRDPTPAPQANPSFAINPALYDVVGRTYRAGLRYNF; the protein is encoded by the coding sequence ATGCGTACACCACTACCAAGGACCCTCATCAACCTGGCCGTCGCCGGCGCCTGCGGCATCTTGGGCGCGGCCGTCCACGCCCAGGACGTCCAGCAGGCACCGCAAACCCCGGCCGACGGCCAGGGCGCGAGCGAGGCCGCGCAGGCGACCCCGGCCACGGAACCGGCCACCGCCGCCGTCCCGGAAACGAATGTCGTGCGCATCTCGGGCTCGCGCATCGTGGCGCGCGGCTTCACGCAGCCGACGCCGACGACGAGCCTGTCCGCCGCCGACCTGGAAAAGGCGGCGAAACCGAACCTGTTCAACACGCTGGCCGAACTGCCGGCGCTGCAGGGCAGCACGGGCCGCACGACAAGCACCAACAGCACCTCGAGCGGCATCCAGGGCCTCTCCTCGCTGAGCCTGCGCGGCCTGGGCACGCTCCGCACGCTGACCCTGCTGGACGGCCAGCGCGTCGTCGGCGCCAACGTCACCGGCGTCACGGACGTCAGCCAGTTCCCGCAACTGCTCGTCAAGCGCGTGGACGTCGTGACGGGCGGCGCGTCGGCGTCGTACGGGTCGGATGCGGTGGGCGGCGTCGTCAACTTCATCACGGATAAAAAATTCACGGGTTTCAAAGCCAACGTCGAAGGTGGCCAGACGCGCTACCACGACGACAAGAGCGGCACCCTGCAGGCCGCCTGGGGCAAGGGCTTCATGGACGACCGCCTGCATGCGACCGTCAGCGGGGAATTCAGCAAGGAGAACGGCATCGATTCGCCGGGCTTCGGCGAAGTGGGCGCCGGCGGCCGCACGTGGTACCGCAACACCGTGTTCCAGCGCCGCCCGCTGTCGCAAACGACCGACGGCCAGCCGGAATACAAGGTCATCGACCACGCGCAGCAATACCAGTATTCGAAATACGGCCTGATCACGAACGGGCCGCTGCAGGGCACCGCGTTCGGCGACGGCGGCGTGCCCTACCAGTTCAACTACGGTTCCAACGGCGTGCCGACCCACACGGGCCAGGTCACCAACTGCGTGAATCCGTTCTGCGTGGGCGGCGACTTGTCCGGCAGCGTGGGCGCCGGCACGAACCTCGCGATGAATTTCAAGCGGCAGGTCGCGTACACGCGCCTGTCGTGGGACATCGATCCGGATAACGAGATCTATGTCACGCTGAACTACGCGCAGGTGAAATCGCATTTTTCGCCGAATCCCGGCGCGGCCAAGCAGGCCAACCTGACCATCAATTGCGACAACGCTTTCCTGCCGGCCTCGATCGTGGCAGCCTGCGCGGCCAACAATATCAAGAGCTTCCAGTACGGCACGGCGAACGCCATCTTCCCGGCGAACATCAACGTGCACCCGACGCGCACGCAGCGCCGCTTCGTCCTCGGCGGCGACGGCAAGTTCACGCTGTTCGGCAAGGACTGGTCGTACGACGCGTACGCGGAACACGGCGAGAACACGACCAACATCAACGTCCACGACATCACGCTGAACGCACGCTACGGCAAGGCGATCGACGCCGTGCGCGACCCGGTGTCCGGCAAGATCGTCTGCCGCGATGCCACCGCCGCCGCGAACGGCTGCGTCCCGCTGAACATCATCGGCAACAACCCGGTCGATCCGGCCGCGTGGGCGTATGTCGCGCCGGCCGCCGGCCCGATCCAGCGCACGACGCAAAGCCAGGACGTGGCCAGCGCCAACTTCAACGGCGAAGTGTGGGAAGGCTGGGCCGGTCCGCTGTCGATGGCGACGGGTGCCGAGTGGCGCCGCGAAAAATACGACGTGCACGGCGACCCGTACGGCGCCGGCGTTTCTCCCGATTCGATCGGCGGCGCCGCCTACCCGGCCGATCCGATCCTCAACAGCACGGTCGGCAACAACTGGTACGCCGGTAACTATCACAACGGCGCCGGCGCCTACAATGTGCGCGAGGCCTACGTCGAGCTGAACCTGCCGGTACTGAAATCGGACACGTGGGGCGAAGCGAACCTGAACATCGCCGACCGCCAGACCAAGTACAGCACGGCGGGTAACGTCAGCAGCTGGAAGATCGGCGCCACGTGGAAGACCGGCATCGACGGCCTGCGCTTCCGGGCCGTCAGCTCGAAGGACGTGCGCGCGCCTAACCTCTCCGAACTGTTCGCGGCGCCGGTCGTCGTCAACAACCAGGTCCAATACCAGGGCAACACGGTCAGCGTGCAGCAGCGCACCGTCGGCAACACGAACCTGCGTCCGGAAATCGCGCGCAACAACTCGTTCGGCATCGTGCTGAGCCAGCCGAGCTGGGCGCCCGGCTTCTCGACGTCGGTCGACTACTATGACATCAAGGTCAACGACGTGATCTCCACGTTGTCGATCCAGCAGGAAGTCGACCTGTGCACGGCCGGTAACAAGGAAATCTGCTCGGCGATGGTGCTGAACAGCCCGGGCAACAACTACGTCACGGTGCAGAACTTCAACCTCGCGTCGCTGCATTTGAAAGGCTTCGACATCGAGAGCGCGTACCGCACGAATCTCGACAAATTCAGCCTGCCGGGCCGCTTCACCGTGCGGGCGCTGGCCACGCGCACGCTGCACTTCATCACGGACTCGGGCGTCGTCGGCACGATCCCGTCGGAAGGCGCGGGCGTCAACCTGGGCAACACGCCGAAGTGGAAGCTGCTCGCGACGCAGTCCTGGGACAACGATAAGCTGAGCCTCACGCTGACCGAACGCTGGGTCAGCGACGGCAAGTACAGCAACGAGTACATCGAGTGCCAGACCAACTGCCCGGTGTCGACCCTGATCCACCCGACCATCTACGACAACAAGATGAAGGGCGCGACCTATATCGACTTCGGCGGCAGCTACAACGTGTCGAAGCAGACGATGGTCTACTTCAAGATCGACAATCTGGCTGACCGCGATCCGACGCCGGCACCGCAGGCCAACCCGAGCTTCGCGATCAACCCGGCCCTGTACGACGTCGTGGGCCGCACCTACCGCGCCGGCCTGCGCTACAACTTCTGA
- a CDS encoding MFS transporter produces the protein MQNHLPVSTASSRTVAFAQSQSFALPLLFTVFGVIMGSWAGRIPAMAGRVHVSHSALSMILLCGGLGAVLSYPISSRMMGSLGARKTMLFSGLALLAVLIAIGAAPTVPLLMMAVLSLGVAASTFDVAVNSAATRREKQTGKSELSKLHGLGCAGGLAGATLGSLMASLHIAPATHFVMLAGPLALALYFGVSSLDADDSGEAVEKKSFSLPRGPLLFLGAIGFLGSMAEGSIADWSDVFLKEHFGASDGLAPLALSSFSVMMLLARLVGDKLKARYGARSLVTSGSMLGAAGLFFAVLSPDAYFALFGFAVAGAGMALVFPFVFSAAGSQGPVALAGVASMAYSGSLMGPPVIGAIAQGLGMQVAIAYIGGLAALIAFVASRSRLLK, from the coding sequence ATGCAAAATCATCTGCCCGTCAGCACCGCCAGTTCCCGCACCGTCGCATTCGCGCAATCGCAGTCGTTTGCCCTGCCGCTCCTGTTCACGGTGTTCGGCGTGATCATGGGTTCGTGGGCCGGCCGTATCCCCGCCATGGCCGGACGCGTGCACGTGTCGCACTCGGCGTTGTCGATGATTCTTCTCTGCGGCGGCTTGGGGGCCGTTCTGTCGTACCCGATTTCATCGCGCATGATGGGTTCGCTCGGCGCGCGCAAGACCATGCTGTTTTCCGGCCTGGCCCTGCTGGCCGTGCTGATCGCCATCGGTGCCGCGCCGACCGTGCCTTTGCTGATGATGGCCGTGCTGAGCCTGGGCGTCGCGGCCAGCACGTTCGACGTCGCCGTCAACTCGGCCGCCACCAGGCGCGAAAAGCAGACCGGCAAGTCGGAACTGTCGAAACTGCATGGCCTCGGCTGTGCCGGCGGCCTGGCGGGCGCCACCCTGGGCAGCCTGATGGCGAGCCTGCACATCGCGCCGGCGACCCACTTCGTGATGCTGGCCGGTCCGCTGGCCCTGGCCCTGTACTTCGGCGTGTCGTCGCTGGACGCGGATGATTCCGGCGAAGCCGTCGAGAAAAAATCGTTCTCGCTGCCGCGCGGTCCGCTGCTGTTCCTGGGCGCCATCGGTTTCCTCGGTTCGATGGCGGAAGGCAGCATCGCCGACTGGAGCGACGTGTTCCTGAAAGAGCATTTCGGTGCATCGGACGGCCTGGCGCCGCTGGCCCTGTCGTCGTTCTCCGTGATGATGCTGCTGGCCCGCCTGGTCGGCGACAAGCTCAAGGCCCGCTACGGCGCCCGCTCCCTGGTCACCAGCGGCTCGATGCTGGGTGCGGCCGGCCTGTTCTTTGCCGTGCTGTCGCCGGATGCCTACTTCGCCCTGTTCGGCTTCGCCGTCGCCGGCGCGGGCATGGCGCTGGTGTTCCCGTTCGTGTTCAGCGCCGCAGGCAGCCAAGGTCCGGTGGCACTGGCGGGCGTCGCCAGCATGGCGTACAGCGGCAGCCTGATGGGCCCGCCGGTGATCGGCGCCATCGCGCAAGGCCTCGGCATGCAGGTCGCCATCGCCTACATCGGCGGCCTGGCTGCGCTGATCGCCTTCGTGGCCAGCCGTTCGCGCCTGTTGAAGTAA
- a CDS encoding DUF4254 domain-containing protein — MQSEIDAVSIVWFHDRQLRERDWPVMSHGAGASGASGVWEWIDDNHRYNGLLWHEEDRARRLDVPPAEIAAGKRLIDRYNQKRNDAVESIDEALLADLRHVVCEPGARLSSETAGAMIDRLSILALKIHHMRAQAQRADADEAHVRTCTGKLERLLTQRQDLVSCLDLLLTEARAGRAYFKLYRQFKMYNDPALNPYLNGQATPNGRATP; from the coding sequence ATGCAAAGCGAAATCGATGCCGTGTCCATCGTCTGGTTCCACGACCGTCAGCTGCGCGAACGCGATTGGCCGGTCATGTCGCATGGCGCCGGCGCATCCGGCGCATCCGGCGTATGGGAATGGATCGACGACAACCACCGCTACAACGGCCTGCTGTGGCACGAGGAGGACCGGGCGCGCCGGCTGGACGTGCCGCCCGCCGAGATCGCGGCCGGCAAGCGCCTGATCGACCGCTACAACCAGAAGCGCAACGACGCGGTCGAATCCATCGACGAGGCGCTGCTGGCCGACCTGCGCCACGTCGTCTGCGAGCCCGGCGCGCGGCTCTCGAGCGAGACAGCGGGCGCCATGATCGACCGCCTGTCGATCCTGGCCCTCAAGATCCACCACATGCGCGCGCAGGCGCAACGCGCCGATGCGGACGAGGCACACGTCCGCACCTGCACCGGCAAGCTCGAACGCCTGCTCACGCAACGCCAGGACCTGGTGTCCTGCCTCGACCTCCTGCTCACGGAGGCGCGGGCCGGACGGGCTTACTTCAAGCTCTATCGCCAATTCAAGATGTACAACGATCCGGCACTCAATCCCTATCTGAATGGCCAGGCGACGCCAAATGGAAGGGCGACGCCGTGA
- a CDS encoding glycosyltransferase family 2 protein, with amino-acid sequence MSETIDVLIPTRNRPGALAVTLTALGAQTWPALRIVLADQSDGDGACAHGEVQAVLRYLRACGRSVDTFKRERRRGMAEQRAFLLAQVRSPFCLFVDDDVILEPDLVARLHAVIRAERCGLVGSALHGLSFLGQLRPMQETIEFWDGPVMPETIRPGSPAWARHHLHSAANLFHVQSRLKQEGAPTRRYKIAWVGGCVMFDTAKLRAAGGFDFWPELPAQHCGEDVLAQQRVMARYGGCAILPSGAYHMELPTTITARAIDAPYVLPLADPPADSVMDIR; translated from the coding sequence GTGAGCGAGACGATCGACGTCCTGATCCCGACCCGCAACCGGCCCGGGGCGCTCGCGGTCACGCTGACGGCGCTGGGCGCCCAGACCTGGCCGGCCTTGCGCATCGTGCTTGCCGACCAGTCGGATGGGGACGGCGCATGCGCGCATGGCGAAGTGCAGGCCGTATTGCGCTACCTGCGCGCGTGCGGACGCAGCGTGGACACCTTCAAACGTGAGCGCCGCCGCGGCATGGCCGAACAGCGCGCCTTCCTGCTGGCCCAGGTGCGGTCTCCGTTCTGTCTGTTCGTCGACGACGACGTGATCCTTGAGCCCGACCTCGTCGCCCGCTTGCACGCCGTCATCCGCGCCGAACGATGCGGCCTCGTCGGCAGCGCGCTGCACGGATTGAGCTTCCTCGGGCAGCTGCGGCCGATGCAGGAGACAATCGAATTCTGGGACGGTCCCGTGATGCCGGAAACCATACGGCCCGGCAGCCCGGCATGGGCACGCCACCATTTGCACAGCGCGGCGAATCTGTTCCACGTGCAGTCGCGCCTGAAGCAGGAGGGCGCGCCGACCCGGCGCTACAAGATTGCCTGGGTGGGCGGATGCGTGATGTTCGACACGGCCAAGCTGCGGGCCGCGGGCGGCTTCGACTTCTGGCCCGAACTGCCGGCGCAGCATTGCGGCGAAGACGTGCTGGCTCAGCAGCGCGTCATGGCACGCTACGGCGGCTGCGCCATCCTGCCGTCCGGCGCGTATCACATGGAACTGCCGACGACGATCACGGCACGGGCCATCGATGCGCCTTATGTGCTGCCGTTGGCCGATCCGCCGGCAGACAGCGTGATGGACATCCGGTGA
- a CDS encoding AI-2E family transporter, whose amino-acid sequence MFGIDARTARVVWTAALVVAGLYGVYLVRTTLLVMLIAVLFSYLIYPLFVLAQRQVGGRIPRTPLLCLVYLIVIALVALAVGLFGNQVAEQATTLAHQLPTLLDPATLEKRLPLPGLLEPLRARLAAFLRGMLQGGSAEAMPFVRNLGFGLVHLAGNLIYVVVVPILSFLMILQAPVFDELLVTMTHRRNGAFWTDVLHGLNTVLSSYVRALALLSLATLIAYGLVLSLMGVPFALLLAGVAAVLEVIPVLGPLVAAAAIVGVALFSGYEHVGWIIAFIGAYRVFQDYMLNPYLMSEGVDVPPILVVFGLLAGEELAGVSGIFLSVPFIAAVRMVAMQVRLHRAKITSTSTPAG is encoded by the coding sequence GTGTTCGGTATCGATGCGCGCACGGCACGCGTGGTGTGGACGGCCGCGCTGGTCGTCGCAGGCCTGTATGGCGTCTATCTCGTGCGGACGACGCTGCTGGTGATGCTGATCGCCGTGCTGTTCAGCTACCTCATCTATCCGCTGTTCGTGCTGGCCCAACGCCAGGTCGGCGGACGCATTCCGCGCACGCCCCTGCTGTGCCTCGTGTACCTCATCGTCATCGCGCTCGTCGCGCTGGCCGTCGGACTGTTCGGCAACCAGGTGGCCGAGCAGGCGACGACGCTGGCGCACCAGTTGCCCACCCTGCTCGATCCCGCCACGCTGGAAAAACGCCTGCCGCTGCCCGGCCTGCTCGAACCGCTGCGCGCGCGCCTGGCCGCTTTCCTGCGCGGCATGTTGCAGGGCGGCTCGGCGGAAGCGATGCCGTTCGTGCGCAACCTCGGCTTCGGGCTGGTGCACCTGGCCGGCAACCTGATCTATGTCGTCGTCGTGCCGATCCTGAGCTTCCTGATGATCCTGCAGGCGCCCGTCTTCGACGAACTCCTCGTGACGATGACTCACCGCCGCAACGGCGCGTTCTGGACGGACGTGCTGCACGGCCTGAACACCGTACTGTCGAGCTATGTACGGGCGCTGGCCCTGCTGTCGCTGGCGACATTGATCGCCTACGGCCTCGTGCTGTCGCTGATGGGGGTGCCGTTCGCGCTGCTGCTGGCCGGCGTGGCGGCCGTGCTGGAAGTGATTCCCGTGCTGGGTCCGCTGGTCGCGGCGGCCGCCATCGTGGGCGTCGCCCTGTTCAGCGGCTACGAACACGTGGGCTGGATCATCGCCTTCATCGGCGCCTATCGCGTCTTCCAGGACTACATGCTGAATCCCTACCTGATGAGCGAAGGCGTGGACGTGCCGCCCATCCTCGTCGTGTTCGGACTGCTCGCCGGCGAGGAGCTGGCGGGCGTCTCCGGCATCTTCCTCTCCGTTCCCTTCATCGCCGCCGTCCGGATGGTGGCCATGCAGGTGCGCCTGCACCGGGCCAAGATCACGAGCACGTCCACGCCCGCCGGATAA
- a CDS encoding gluconokinase, whose amino-acid sequence MGVCGCGKSTIAAALAAAFDVRFIEGDAYHPAPNVVKMSAGIPLTDDDRTDWLQALATEIAAARERGTGIVVSCSALKRRYRDQLRRADPNLRFAHLAGPRGTIAARMQTRIGHYMPISLLDSQLRDLEPLQPGEAGITLDLTQPPEILVASIIASTGRTD is encoded by the coding sequence ATGGGCGTCTGCGGATGCGGTAAAAGCACGATCGCTGCCGCCCTCGCCGCGGCGTTCGACGTCCGCTTCATCGAAGGCGACGCGTATCACCCCGCCCCCAACGTGGTCAAGATGTCGGCCGGCATTCCGCTGACGGACGACGACCGCACCGACTGGCTGCAGGCGCTGGCCACGGAAATCGCTGCCGCGCGCGAACGCGGCACCGGCATCGTCGTCTCGTGCTCGGCGCTCAAGCGGCGCTACCGCGACCAGTTGCGCCGCGCCGATCCGAACTTGCGCTTCGCGCACCTGGCAGGTCCGCGCGGCACGATCGCGGCGCGCATGCAGACGCGCATCGGCCACTACATGCCGATTTCGTTGCTGGACAGCCAGTTGCGCGACCTCGAGCCGCTGCAACCCGGCGAGGCCGGCATCACCCTGGACCTCACCCAGCCGCCGGAAATCCTGGTGGCCAGCATCATCGCATCGACCGGCAGGACGGACTGA
- a CDS encoding DUF418 domain-containing protein, giving the protein MTTSTMPNTSRLDLVDALRGFAIVSIMLLHNIEHFDLYFSPPGEPAWLKGLGQGIWDTMFALFGGKSYAIFALLFGLTFQIQHDARARRGEDFRPRFAWRMLLLLGFGLVNSAFYQGDILSMYAVLGLVLIPVARLRMRTVFVLACFLSLQPFAWFDALAALDSAPGKLPDPASWALYGRADAYLKHGALVDVWIGNLTNGRQAVWLWSWEMGRVLQIPALFMFGMLAGRAGLFAVNDRNRLIWRRIFVVALLLLGPLIFIHGHLEAWIAAEALRRPVDGICAPLLKLDIMLMLVTGFALLYRRPSGARVLGAFRWLGRMSLTSYMMQSIIGTTLYHGFGFGLYATTGTALALSIGIVLAVLQGTFSAWWLRHHKQGPLEALWHRLTWIGTDAQPATRVNNPG; this is encoded by the coding sequence ATGACGACCTCCACTATGCCGAACACGTCCCGCCTCGACCTCGTCGACGCCCTGCGCGGATTTGCGATCGTCTCGATCATGCTGCTGCATAACATCGAGCATTTCGACCTCTACTTTTCGCCGCCGGGGGAGCCGGCCTGGCTGAAAGGACTCGGACAAGGCATCTGGGACACGATGTTCGCCCTGTTCGGCGGCAAGTCATATGCCATCTTCGCCCTGCTGTTCGGCCTGACGTTCCAGATCCAGCACGACGCGCGGGCCCGGCGCGGCGAGGATTTCCGGCCGCGCTTCGCGTGGCGCATGCTGCTCCTGCTCGGGTTCGGACTGGTGAACAGCGCGTTCTACCAGGGCGACATCCTGTCGATGTATGCCGTGCTCGGCCTGGTCCTGATCCCGGTCGCGCGCCTGCGCATGCGCACCGTGTTCGTGCTGGCCTGCTTCCTCAGTCTGCAGCCGTTCGCCTGGTTCGATGCGCTGGCGGCACTGGACAGCGCGCCGGGCAAGTTGCCGGATCCGGCGTCCTGGGCCTTGTACGGCCGCGCCGACGCGTACCTGAAGCACGGCGCCTTGGTCGACGTCTGGATCGGCAACCTCACGAACGGCAGGCAGGCCGTGTGGCTGTGGAGCTGGGAAATGGGCCGCGTCCTGCAGATTCCCGCGCTGTTCATGTTCGGCATGCTGGCCGGGCGCGCCGGGCTGTTCGCGGTCAACGACAGGAACCGTCTCATCTGGCGCCGCATCTTTGTCGTCGCGTTGCTGCTGCTCGGTCCGCTGATCTTCATCCACGGTCACCTGGAAGCGTGGATCGCGGCCGAGGCACTGCGCCGGCCGGTGGACGGCATCTGCGCGCCGCTGCTGAAACTGGACATCATGCTGATGCTCGTGACGGGCTTCGCGCTGCTGTACCGCCGCCCTTCAGGCGCGCGCGTGCTGGGCGCGTTCCGCTGGCTGGGACGGATGAGCCTGACGAGCTACATGATGCAGTCCATCATCGGCACGACGCTGTACCACGGCTTCGGCTTCGGGCTGTATGCGACGACGGGCACCGCGCTGGCGCTCTCGATCGGGATCGTGCTGGCCGTGCTGCAGGGCACCTTCAGCGCCTGGTGGCTCAGGCATCACAAGCAGGGGCCGCTGGAAGCGCTGTGGCATCGCCTCACGTGGATCGGCACGGACGCTCAACCGGCGACGCGCGTGAACAACCCCGGGTAA
- a CDS encoding putative glycolipid-binding domain-containing protein, with protein MNRSYRWATEQSGGLEHVELDIGDAGATAEGVLIGPAGGRLFACSYALCCDEHWRVRSLDVHVAGKGRVCLRADGAGNWTQADGTPLPALQGCTDVDLSGSPFTNTLPIRRLGEQLQQRQEIRVAYVDLPKLDVQPVAQAYTRLAQDRVRFESLSRPFTAELEIDGDGLVLHYPGLFTRVAG; from the coding sequence GTGAATCGCAGCTATCGTTGGGCAACGGAGCAGAGTGGGGGCCTGGAGCATGTCGAACTGGACATCGGCGACGCGGGCGCGACGGCCGAAGGCGTACTCATCGGTCCAGCGGGCGGCCGGTTGTTTGCCTGCAGTTACGCGCTATGCTGCGACGAGCACTGGCGGGTGCGCAGTCTCGACGTGCATGTCGCGGGCAAGGGGCGGGTATGTCTGCGGGCCGACGGTGCCGGCAACTGGACCCAAGCCGACGGCACGCCGCTGCCGGCGCTGCAGGGTTGCACGGACGTCGACTTGTCCGGCAGCCCCTTCACCAACACGCTGCCGATCCGCCGCCTGGGCGAGCAATTGCAGCAGCGCCAGGAAATCCGCGTCGCCTACGTCGACCTGCCCAAGCTCGACGTCCAGCCCGTGGCCCAGGCTTACACCCGCCTGGCGCAGGACCGGGTGCGGTTCGAAAGCCTGTCCCGCCCGTTCACCGCCGAGCTCGAGATCGACGGCGACGGCCTCGTGCTGCATTACCCGGGGTTGTTCACGCGCGTCGCCGGTTGA